The stretch of DNA GGATGTTTATACCGGAAAAGGTTGGGAAACTTCCGATGATCGTACAGAGATGGAACTACCTGAGGGTTTAATCCCAATTACTACTTTTTCAACTAATGTCGAGGCCGAAGAATTGGAAGCAGAAATCGAATTCGTTGATGGAGAATCCCTCCCGAAACTTGTATATCCTTATGGTGCAAATCAAGTATCTACAGAGAGTGATTATGATATTTTTCATGATATCAGTATGGAATCTGTATTCATGAAAGAAAATGGAGAAGATGTAGAACCTAATCAATATCAAATTCAATATAATCATCCTTCTTATGACTTAGATGTATTGAATGAGGATGACGGCGATGATAGTGATGCAATTCAAGAAAGGTACACACAACTTCCGGATCAACTACCTGAACGAGTGGGAGAGTTAGCTGAAGAAATTACAAATAATCAAGAAACACGCTATGACAAGGCAAAAGCGGTCGAGAGATATTTTAGCTCCAATGACTATCAATATCAAACAACTGATATACCCGTCCCAGGAGATGGAGAAGATTATGTAGATCAATTTTTGTTTGATACAAAGGTTGGCTACTGTGATAATTTTTCTACTTCTATGGTAGTCTTGTTGCGATCCGTTGATATCCCAGCTCGGTGGGTTAAAGGTTTTACTGGTGGGGAAGTCATTGACACGTTAGATGATGATCGGAGAATCTACGAAGTAAAGAATTCTAATGCCCATTCATGGGTGGAAGTATATTTTCCAGAAACAGGATGGGTTCCATTCGAACCTACACAAGGTTTTACAAATTTATCTGATTTTTATGTCGAGTCAGAAGAGAATAACGAAAATGAGGAAGATTATTTAGAAGCTCCAGAAAATGATCAACAGGAGCCACCAGAGGCAGAAGTAGAGGAACCTGAAGAGGAAGAGGAGACACAAGCTACTGGAGGTTCTACAAATGATGATGGATTTACCATTAATTCTTGGTATATTTGGATAAGTATAGCAGTATTCGCTCTTATCATTGCGATTGTTCTATTTAAAAAACGTCATCATGTAAAAGTGAAAATAATTCAATCTAAATTAGAAAAGCAACAGGATACGGCTTCCTTCCAAGATGCATATTTGTATTTAATTACATTACTTAAAAAGCAAGGGTGCCAAAGACATCCAGATCAAACACTAAGAGAATTTGCAAAGGAAGTAGACTTTAATTTATCTTCTCAAGATATGGGAGAACTTACCAGACATTATGAACGAACAATCTATAGTGGAAACAATTCGTTACGAATCCAAGAACTAACTCAATTATGGAAAAATTTAATCAACCGGATAATGGGTTGACCAGTACGAGCCTGCTTAGTAGAATAAGAACATGTGAAAATATAAGTGATAAAAGTCGATTTCTATTATAATTTGAATCAATTTTTATCCAATGCCTTTCGTATATCCTCGATAATATGGTTCGAAAGTATCTACCGGGTCACCGTAAATGATCTGACTATGAAGGCAGAAGCAGGTTCGGTTAAGGTACCTGGATTTCTGTCTTTTTAGATAGCTATGTCTATATAGCTAGTGAAG from Oceanobacillus iheyensis HTE831 encodes:
- a CDS encoding transglutaminase TgpA family protein, which gives rise to MKLKGEQSNQITTILLYICGFFLFLEWLYPLGDITDTTVGVFVMFATYCFFLSLFEIKWWLSLLLKGFALLFILNGLYFDVSLVELQWITSALEELFYNINVLFSQEWYFLTPMFRSLLFLILIWLMSYLLHYWFVQMKHIFLFVLLTFFYVTIIDTFTVYDGAFSVVRTFIISFVALGIANLGKEIDKGSVRITIKNGVVYWLTPLIGLVLFSAMIGYAAPKLDPQWPDPVPFIQSAAENAGYGSGPVQKVGYGEDDSRLGGSFVQDDTPVFEATAEEDHYWRIETKDVYTGKGWETSDDRTEMELPEGLIPITTFSTNVEAEELEAEIEFVDGESLPKLVYPYGANQVSTESDYDIFHDISMESVFMKENGEDVEPNQYQIQYNHPSYDLDVLNEDDGDDSDAIQERYTQLPDQLPERVGELAEEITNNQETRYDKAKAVERYFSSNDYQYQTTDIPVPGDGEDYVDQFLFDTKVGYCDNFSTSMVVLLRSVDIPARWVKGFTGGEVIDTLDDDRRIYEVKNSNAHSWVEVYFPETGWVPFEPTQGFTNLSDFYVESEENNENEEDYLEAPENDQQEPPEAEVEEPEEEEETQATGGSTNDDGFTINSWYIWISIAVFALIIAIVLFKKRHHVKVKIIQSKLEKQQDTASFQDAYLYLITLLKKQGCQRHPDQTLREFAKEVDFNLSSQDMGELTRHYERTIYSGNNSLRIQELTQLWKNLINRIMG